One region of Eleutherodactylus coqui strain aEleCoq1 chromosome 5, aEleCoq1.hap1, whole genome shotgun sequence genomic DNA includes:
- the ZDHHC21 gene encoding palmitoyltransferase ZDHHC21 isoform X2 codes for MGLPIHFVADPQGWCCVGVIFLIWLYNTVFIPKLILFPRFEEGHVTAAEIWAYYITSLFCVVSLLRASTADPGKLQDSPKIPLTEKEFWELCNKCNMMRPKRSHHCSRCGHCVRRMDHHCPWINNCVGEDNHWLFLQLCFYTQLLSGYTLILDFCHYYYFLPMKAINWDLFVFRHELALLRISTFMGIVMFGGMCSLFYTQVVGILTPHAMVVFRNHCLLLRSG; via the exons ATGGGGCTGCCTATACACTTTGTTGCTGATCCGCAGGGATGGTGTTGTGTCGGAGTTATATTTTTAATCTGGCTCTATAACACAGTATTTATTCCAAAACTCATCCTCTTCCCGCGCTTTGAAGAGGGACATGTAACTGCTGCTGAAATATGGG CTTATTATATCACTTCCTTATTTTGTGTGGTTTCACTGTTAAGAGCATCAACTGCAGATCCTGGTAAACTGCAAGATAGTCCAAAAATCCCCCTTACAG AAAAAGAATTTTGGGAACTATGCAACAAATGCAATATGATGAGACCAAAGCGCTCCCACCACTGCAGTCGATGTGGGCACTGTGTCAGAAGGATGGATCACCACTGTCCGTG GATCAACAACTGTGTTGGAGAAGATAACCACTGGCTgttcctccagctctgcttctaTACGCAGCTCCTGAGTGGCTATACGCTCATTCTAGATTTCTGCCACTACTATTACTTTTTGCCAATGAAAGCCATCAACTGG GATTTATTTGTATTTCGCCATGAACTGGCACTGCTTAGGATATCAACGTTTATGGGTATTGTCATGTTCGGAGGAATGTGTAGCTTGTTCTACACACAGGTTGTTGGCATTCTAACG CCCCATGCCATGGTGGTTTTCCGTAACCATTGCCTATTGCTGCGTTCTGGATAA